TTACTCCAGCTTCACCTTGCCCTTGTAAACGCATTTGGTTACCATCTTCAACACCAGCTGGGACTTTGACTTCCACAACATGTTTTTTCCGCACATGTCCTGAACCATGACACGTTGTACATTTATCTTTGATCTCTTTTCCGGTCCCACCACAAACTTCACATTCTTGTTGAGTCATGATCCGACCAAGCGGTGTTTGCCGTTCAACTTGGACAAACCCCCGCCCACCACAGTGCGAACACGTAACTGGAGATGTTCCAGGTTTAGCACCTGAACCACCACACGTATCACATTCTTCTTCGCGAGTATATTCGATCTCAGTCGTTTTTCCAAAGATCGCTTCTTCAAAAGTCAAGTTCATTTCATACTGAAGATCACGCCCTTGACGAGGAGCATTGCGTGTCCGACCACCGCCTGCTCCACCACCAAAAAATGAGCTAAAGATGTCTTCGAAGCCACCGCCAAAGCCACCATCAAAACCACCAAAACCTTGGCCTGCTCCGCCACCAAAACCTTGAGCACCAGTTGAACCAAATTGGTCATATTGTGCTTTCTTTTGAGGATCACCTAAGATCTCATAAGCATCATTGACTTCTTTAAAACGTTCTTCTGCTCCTGGTTCATGGTTTAGATCTGGGTGATATTTCTTAGAAAGCTTGCGATAAGCCTTCTTTATCTCATCAGCAGATGCGTCTTTGGAGACACCCAATACGTCATAAGGATTTTTTTGTTCTGCCATTTTATTTATGCTATACCAAATGTGGTAAATACGTCGAGTATTCTAGAAAAATATAGCTTTTCCTTTCATGATTTTATTTACCAACTTACTCCACCTAAAGATCCGCTTTCTGTGCCACATTTTTCTTCCTAAACAGTAATTGCTTGATCATTTTG
This window of the Ligilactobacillus faecis genome carries:
- the dnaJ gene encoding molecular chaperone DnaJ, with protein sequence MAEQKNPYDVLGVSKDASADEIKKAYRKLSKKYHPDLNHEPGAEERFKEVNDAYEILGDPQKKAQYDQFGSTGAQGFGGGAGQGFGGFDGGFGGGFEDIFSSFFGGGAGGGRTRNAPRQGRDLQYEMNLTFEEAIFGKTTEIEYTREEECDTCGGSGAKPGTSPVTCSHCGGRGFVQVERQTPLGRIMTQQECEVCGGTGKEIKDKCTTCHGSGHVRKKHVVEVKVPAGVEDGNQMRLQGQGEAGVNGGPYGDLFIVFNVAPSDIFKRDGSEIYLEQPISFVQATLGDEIQVKTVHGDVKLKIPAGTQTGTTFRLRGKGAPRLHGAGNGDERVTVKVQVPRNLNKQQKLALKAFAEASGDEVTEEGGFLDRLFKGLKNE